One region of Acaryochloris thomasi RCC1774 genomic DNA includes:
- a CDS encoding glycerol-3-phosphate acyltransferase — MAEITLIWRVLILCSACFLIGGLPVPSWVTRILTGKRLSKLGTGNVSVSAAFYHGGKPAGILSALSEAGKGIAAVLLARQLFPTMPAWELWGLLALVLGRNLIGGGAGATNTFWGFWVHDWVMNLIFVSGGWVSFHLVRNRKRSQLIILALMPIVVALLSRDGSRVIAMMMLSGFLAWTFLRKPDDLEMSATQGKSDKMLRWMQRDRKPLSLNQQLDTPQVGQKAATLAQLKQWGYAVPDGWVLPVNGDAKALMAQIQCSPEQPVVVRSSAVGEDSEEASAAGQYESILHVISQGALGDAISTCLSSYNSEGAQQYRQDRQLTETAMAVLVQQQVQGVVSGVAFSRDPIACQGSAVIIEALPGDATQVVSGQVTPEQYRVEIQDRDWSDIDSDQLPAMTEQVVLGMEGSGEVSTQIIQQVAVLARHLESRYHGIPQDLEWSFDGKTLWLLQARPITTLLPIWTRKIAAEVIPGVIRPLTWSVNQPLTCGVWGQIFSIVLGDRAQDLDFGQTATLHHGYAYFNASLLGEIFRRMGLPPESLEFLTRGAKFSKPPIRSTLINIPGLLRLVQRERQLLQDFQDDNTDRFQPALKNFQQEPTEMLSAEQLLSRVEQLLALLEQATYYSILAPLGFAARQALFKVQDSDLNNDSSPEVTSLQDIRSLAAVTPKVAATDQNSLFAALATSTEGQSVLTQLEQLIDRYGYLSEVGTDIAVPTWKEDPSPVRELFTQFCLSPPTAPQKTVTSSNWKTKQVQKRLDLKGQVTSVYSQLLAHLRWCFVALEDQWRQSGVLTDTGDIFYLELNEVQQCVAQTIAPERVAERIHQRKQNFHQISPQAPFLLYGKNPPMPLTPTKISAAKMMQGIGVSAGQVEGPVKVLLNFKAGVTNLDPATILVVPYTDSGWAPLLARAAGLIADVGGRLSHGAIVAREYGIPAVMDINQATQQLQDGQIVRIDGQRGTVELVDGP, encoded by the coding sequence ATGGCAGAAATAACACTCATCTGGCGAGTCTTAATTCTCTGTAGCGCTTGTTTCTTAATCGGTGGCCTACCGGTACCGAGCTGGGTTACCCGTATCTTGACCGGGAAGCGACTCTCTAAACTGGGGACTGGCAATGTCAGTGTCTCTGCCGCGTTCTATCACGGCGGCAAACCGGCAGGAATCCTGTCTGCACTTTCAGAGGCAGGGAAAGGGATTGCCGCAGTCTTGTTAGCCCGACAGCTATTTCCAACGATGCCTGCTTGGGAACTTTGGGGCTTGTTAGCGCTGGTTCTCGGTCGCAATTTGATTGGGGGTGGGGCCGGGGCAACGAATACCTTTTGGGGATTTTGGGTTCATGACTGGGTAATGAACCTGATTTTTGTCTCTGGGGGTTGGGTGAGCTTTCACCTAGTGCGAAATCGGAAGAGATCGCAACTCATAATCCTCGCTTTGATGCCTATTGTCGTCGCCCTCCTGAGTAGAGACGGATCTAGAGTAATCGCTATGATGATGCTCAGTGGCTTTCTGGCCTGGACGTTCCTTCGTAAACCGGATGACTTAGAAATGTCAGCAACTCAGGGAAAATCTGACAAGATGCTGCGGTGGATGCAGCGAGATCGCAAACCTCTCTCTCTTAACCAGCAATTGGACACCCCTCAGGTGGGTCAAAAAGCGGCGACACTCGCTCAACTCAAGCAGTGGGGCTATGCGGTGCCGGACGGCTGGGTGCTCCCCGTCAACGGAGATGCGAAAGCTCTGATGGCACAGATTCAGTGCTCACCCGAACAGCCCGTCGTCGTGCGATCCTCAGCGGTCGGTGAAGACTCTGAAGAAGCTTCAGCGGCAGGGCAGTATGAGTCGATTTTGCATGTCATTAGTCAGGGGGCGTTGGGGGATGCGATCTCAACTTGCCTCAGTTCTTACAACAGCGAAGGTGCTCAACAATATCGGCAGGACCGCCAGCTCACGGAAACCGCCATGGCCGTCCTCGTGCAGCAACAGGTGCAGGGCGTTGTCTCCGGCGTTGCCTTCAGTCGAGACCCGATTGCCTGTCAGGGATCAGCAGTCATCATCGAAGCATTACCAGGAGACGCAACTCAGGTCGTATCAGGACAAGTAACCCCAGAACAGTATCGGGTTGAGATCCAGGATCGAGACTGGAGCGACATCGATAGCGATCAGCTTCCGGCTATGACAGAGCAGGTTGTTCTGGGCATGGAAGGGAGTGGTGAAGTTTCGACGCAGATTATTCAACAGGTTGCGGTTCTGGCCCGCCACCTCGAATCTCGCTATCACGGCATTCCTCAGGATTTGGAATGGAGCTTCGATGGTAAAACGCTATGGCTACTGCAGGCGCGACCCATCACCACCCTTTTACCGATTTGGACTCGCAAGATTGCCGCCGAGGTGATTCCTGGGGTGATTCGCCCCCTGACTTGGTCCGTCAATCAACCCCTTACCTGTGGTGTCTGGGGTCAGATTTTCTCCATTGTGTTGGGGGATCGCGCTCAGGATCTAGACTTTGGTCAAACGGCGACGCTACACCACGGCTATGCCTATTTCAATGCCTCTCTCCTGGGTGAAATCTTCCGGCGGATGGGTTTACCTCCTGAAAGCTTAGAATTCCTCACCCGAGGCGCAAAGTTTAGCAAGCCTCCCATCCGGTCAACCCTGATCAATATTCCAGGGTTACTGCGGCTCGTACAGCGGGAACGACAGCTCCTGCAAGACTTTCAGGATGACAACACAGACCGATTCCAACCCGCCCTAAAGAACTTCCAGCAAGAACCCACCGAAATGCTGAGCGCTGAGCAATTGCTATCGCGAGTAGAACAACTGCTGGCGTTGCTGGAGCAAGCAACCTACTACAGCATTTTGGCTCCTTTGGGTTTTGCCGCCCGTCAGGCGCTCTTCAAAGTTCAAGACTCAGATCTCAACAACGACAGTTCACCAGAGGTGACTTCGTTACAGGACATCCGCAGCTTGGCAGCCGTCACCCCAAAGGTCGCAGCAACCGATCAGAACTCACTTTTTGCAGCCTTAGCCACAAGCACAGAAGGGCAAAGCGTTCTAACTCAGCTAGAACAGCTAATTGATCGCTATGGCTATCTCAGCGAAGTGGGGACCGATATCGCCGTCCCCACCTGGAAGGAAGATCCCAGTCCTGTCCGTGAATTATTCACTCAGTTTTGTCTGTCTCCACCGACAGCGCCTCAGAAGACCGTTACCTCAAGCAACTGGAAAACGAAGCAGGTCCAGAAACGCCTGGATCTCAAAGGACAAGTTACATCGGTCTACAGTCAGTTACTGGCCCATCTACGATGGTGCTTTGTGGCCCTAGAAGATCAGTGGCGGCAGTCTGGAGTATTAACAGATACCGGCGATATTTTTTACTTAGAACTTAACGAGGTTCAACAGTGCGTGGCTCAAACAATAGCGCCAGAGAGAGTTGCAGAAAGGATTCACCAACGCAAGCAGAATTTTCATCAGATCTCCCCCCAAGCGCCCTTCTTGCTTTACGGGAAAAATCCTCCGATGCCATTGACGCCCACCAAAATCTCAGCGGCGAAAATGATGCAGGGGATTGGCGTTAGCGCTGGGCAGGTTGAAGGCCCTGTTAAGGTGCTACTAAATTTCAAGGCTGGGGTTACTAACCTTGATCCCGCCACAATTTTAGTGGTTCCCTACACTGATTCTGGCTGGGCTCCCCTCTTGGCCAGAGCCGCAGGACTGATTGCAGATGTGGGTGGCCGACTGTCCCACGGTGCGATTGTGGCCCGCGAGTACGGCATCCCTGCCGTGATGGATATTAATCAGGCGACGCAACAACTGCAGGATGGTCAGATTGTGCGCATAGATGGGCAACGGGGCACTGTTGAGCTGGTGGATGGCCCTTGA